One Meiothermus sp. Pnk-1 DNA segment encodes these proteins:
- a CDS encoding diguanylate cyclase → MKPDTLLYLVIASGSFVLGVLGRFGGQAPAHDLPWFMVFTATLASIYGFFWGFLAAGVSALLLGPSGPEGLFLLLSAGLAHGIGKSLRQAHRRARALAKSHRFIAEALQALTQVEHRQDLLKSLPERLASLGEGGHIGVWVPQGEGLRCLSSVPPLGLQEIPARGVVGRALREGKPQHVPDVRQEPDHIAAPGFSTLAELALPLFERGEGVAVLNLERSRPFLNEEVEGLTRFAETVSLQLDRLADLEVRRLLTELATGLQGVHTLHQAAEMALALLLKELELEAGVIWRVQGARMETLAHLGISDPGLLRLLREGLPYGQGLAWEVYRTGEPHYTQAYPEHSQGVATLQALDWRTLVAHPVPTSGSGPSRFVLVVGERAQRPWRRAERELLSLFCRTLGVGFERLVERARHEGLNRLTQELLDKPSDEPYQRVLQEAIRQVPGSEAGSLLVLEGGEYRFKAAVGYDLKGLQTLTLSPQAALLWYGLGEEQAHRGEPRLITTEGVAISEVSHQTAPPEVIDTAGRVREIQANLCLPMAYRGEVLAYLNLDNLHDPRALGEDSLRAARFFAAPLATLLHEQRTHRLLEKAALTDALTGLPNRRAFDRALPEELERAARYAYPLSLAVLDLKGFKAINDRLGHATGDQALTLVARALERERRSGDYLFRWGGDEFAAIFSYTSKEEALVVALRYAQAIGGIRFGELCLGVSIGLAAYPEDGTTPDALLVAADTRMYQAKASGSVVSL, encoded by the coding sequence TACCCTGCTCTACCTGGTCATCGCCAGCGGCTCTTTTGTGCTGGGGGTCCTGGGGAGGTTTGGGGGTCAGGCCCCCGCCCATGACCTTCCCTGGTTCATGGTTTTTACCGCCACCCTCGCCAGCATATACGGCTTTTTCTGGGGATTCCTGGCCGCGGGGGTATCGGCTTTGCTGCTTGGCCCCAGCGGCCCGGAGGGGCTATTCCTGCTCCTTTCTGCCGGGCTTGCCCACGGCATCGGGAAAAGCCTGCGCCAGGCCCATCGCCGGGCCCGGGCCCTGGCCAAAAGCCACCGCTTCATCGCAGAAGCCCTGCAGGCCCTGACCCAGGTAGAACACCGCCAGGATCTGCTGAAAAGCCTCCCCGAACGCCTGGCCAGCCTGGGAGAGGGGGGGCATATCGGGGTGTGGGTGCCTCAAGGGGAAGGCCTCCGCTGCCTCAGCAGCGTCCCCCCCCTGGGCCTTCAGGAAATCCCGGCGCGGGGGGTGGTGGGCCGCGCCCTGCGGGAGGGGAAGCCCCAGCACGTGCCCGATGTGCGCCAGGAACCCGACCACATCGCCGCCCCGGGCTTTTCCACCCTGGCCGAGCTGGCGTTGCCCCTGTTTGAGCGGGGGGAGGGGGTGGCGGTGCTCAACCTCGAGCGCAGCCGACCCTTCCTGAACGAAGAGGTGGAGGGCCTGACCCGCTTTGCCGAGACGGTGAGCCTCCAGCTCGACCGCCTGGCCGACCTGGAGGTGCGCCGGTTGCTCACGGAGCTGGCCACCGGATTGCAGGGGGTTCACACCTTGCACCAAGCGGCCGAGATGGCCCTCGCGCTGCTGCTGAAAGAGCTCGAGCTGGAAGCCGGGGTAATCTGGAGGGTGCAGGGCGCGCGGATGGAGACCCTGGCCCATCTGGGCATAAGCGATCCGGGGCTTTTGCGGCTCCTGCGCGAGGGGCTGCCCTACGGCCAGGGCCTGGCCTGGGAGGTCTACCGCACGGGAGAACCCCACTACACCCAGGCCTACCCGGAGCACTCCCAGGGGGTGGCGACCCTGCAAGCCTTGGACTGGCGTACCCTCGTGGCCCACCCGGTTCCTACCTCGGGCTCCGGGCCGAGCCGATTCGTCCTGGTGGTAGGGGAAAGGGCCCAAAGGCCTTGGCGCAGGGCGGAGCGGGAGCTGCTATCTCTTTTCTGCCGCACCCTGGGGGTAGGCTTCGAGCGCCTGGTGGAAAGGGCCCGCCACGAAGGCCTGAACCGGCTGACGCAGGAACTCCTGGACAAGCCCTCCGACGAGCCTTACCAAAGGGTACTGCAGGAGGCCATCCGGCAGGTGCCGGGCAGCGAAGCGGGAAGCCTGCTGGTGCTGGAGGGAGGGGAATACCGGTTCAAAGCGGCGGTAGGCTATGACCTAAAGGGGTTGCAGACCCTGACCCTCAGCCCGCAAGCAGCCCTCCTATGGTACGGGCTGGGGGAGGAGCAGGCGCATAGGGGGGAGCCCCGCCTCATAACCACCGAGGGTGTGGCCATCTCCGAGGTGAGCCACCAGACCGCTCCTCCCGAGGTCATCGACACCGCAGGTCGGGTGCGGGAGATCCAGGCCAACCTCTGCCTGCCCATGGCGTATCGGGGGGAGGTGCTGGCCTATCTGAACCTGGACAACCTGCACGACCCTCGAGCCCTGGGCGAGGATAGCCTGCGGGCTGCCCGCTTCTTCGCCGCTCCCCTGGCCACCCTGCTCCACGAGCAGCGCACCCACCGCCTGCTCGAGAAGGCCGCCCTCACCGATGCCCTCACCGGGCTGCCCAACCGCCGGGCGTTCGACCGCGCCCTCCCGGAGGAGCTGGAGAGGGCGGCCCGCTATGCTTACCCCCTTTCCCTGGCGGTGCTCGACCTGAAGGGCTTCAAGGCCATCAACGACCGCTTAGGCCACGCTACCGGGGACCAGGCCCTGACCCTGGTGGCCCGAGCCCTCGAGCGGGAGCGGCGCAGCGGGGACTATCTGTTCCGCTGGGGCGGGGATGAGTTCGCCGCCATCTTCTCCTACACCTCCAAGGAGGAGGCCCTGGTGGTCGCCCTGCGTTACGCCCAGGCTATCGGGGGTATTCGCTTCGGGGAATTGTGTTTAGGGGTGAGCATCGGCCTGGCGGCCTACCCGGAGGACGGCACCACCCCCGACGCGCTGCTCGTCGCCGCGGACACCCGGATGTACCAGGCCAAGGCCTCGGGGAGCGTCGTGAGCCTCTGA